The sequence GCCTCGCGCCTGCAGCGCAGTCTGGTAACTCCCGTAAGCATTTTGCCTGTGCTACAATAGGGCATCTGTTTAAACTGGAGAGATGATCTTCCTGTGTGCACTTTATTTCACCTGGTAGCAGCGCTGCTTGCCGTACGCAGCATGACAATCCCTTCAAAACATGTAATTTCCACAGTAACTTctctttgaaataattaaaatcttacGTAATACAGAAATGCGCTAAGCTTGCTCCCTTACCCGTCATCAACAGCCCTAATAATGGTGTTGAATGAAGCAGGAGAGAAGTcttagaataataaaataaaagtttaaaggGTAATGCAATACATCCCgctcctctcttccctttctgttCCAGCCTCCTCTGATAACTTGGCCAGACTTTGGTGTGTGGAGACGGGAGAGATCAAGAGGGAATACAGCGGCCACCAGAAAGCAGTCGTCTGCCTTGCTTTCAATGACAGCGTGTTGGGATAACGGTCACGTGTGGGAAGGAAAGGACATCTGCTTGTTTTCCCTTGTCTTACAGTGGCAAGGACCCTCTCTGGAGCCCGAGACATGCACTTGTAACCATCCCCTCCTCTGGTGGAGAGGGCTCGGTCtctggcagaagcagctgcatCTGCTTGGAGTGAGACCAGGCTTCAGCTCCGAGCAGATCATTACCGAAACGCGTGTGGCCTCTAAGGGAGGCCGCTTGGACAAAAGGGAATGGGAGAGGGAGGCACAGCCCCACTGAGGGGAGCTGGGTATGGTTCGGCTGGAGGAATCCCTGTGGCATCGGCTGCTGACAGCTTTGTGTTGTTCTTGTAccccaaagtggaaaaaaaaaaaaataccagcctTTCTACGTGACGGCATTGGCTGAGCAAAGAGAGGAAAGGCAGCTGTTGTCTTGTTTTGCAATCCCTTTATTCAAAGTGTATTTCACAGACTTGGAGAGCTGCACTCTTATAAAGCCAACCGCCCCCAACAAATGTAATAACCTTGTGTTGAACAGGGCCTGTAGCCACAAAACACTAGCTGCTCCACGTGATTCCTCTAGGCCTGGATCTCCTAATACCTACGAACAAGATGCAGCCCTGGAGCACAGCTGCAAATAAAGTGTCTGTGCTGACAGTGCTGAGCCGAGTCCTGTTATTTTTCTAAGCTCTCCTGAACTGCAGCGTGAAATCAGCAGGCAGCTTTTGGGGGACACTGTAGATGTTACCTTCCTCGTTGAAATCAGAGGCTTTTCAGGAATTCGGTTCAAGTATGTAGGGCAGCGAGAGGGCATCCGCAGCTGCCGGCCTTACTCAGGGAGGTAATAGAAGCAGATAGACACACAAATGTTGCTTGGAAAACAGATGTCAATGCAAAGGTAGATCAGCCGCTGCTTCCCCGGACCTGCCAAATGAGCAAGGACAGAAGCAGGATGAGAGGAATGCTTTGCAGTCCTGCGGATACGAGTCCCTGGGGAGCCAAACAGATGGGAAGCCTCAGGGAATGACCTTTCTCATTAAAGCTGGAGTCAGACGGAACAGAATGAGAGCTCGGCAGGCTGCTTTTGGTGAAGATGAAGGTGACAAGTATTAAGCCAACAGCATCGCAGGGGACTGCTCTGTGTTGCGGTTGTGCCGTGCGATCAGGCTGCGCTGCCCGGGGAAGGGGGTGTGGAGCCTTTCCCAGCAGGTCGTGGGTACGAGCCAGCGCTGGGCCATCGCTGAACAATGGTTTGATTTTGAACTAGAGGTCACCTGTCCCGGACCTTGGCAGCCCGTCCCGGGACACGCATCAGCTTTTGCGCAGCAGAGCCTGCTCCTCTTAGATGTACTAGAAGCAACCgtgcttccttcttctgcaaAGGGACACGTACAACTTACCCTGCCCTCTCCTGACCCAGAAGATGGATGTCTGCTCGCACAGGGCTTGGACAGCCTCCCCCAGGCTTTTGGGGTCCACTTGTTCCCCTGCCAGAATGCCCAGGAACTCCCGGTAGTACTTGGTCTGGTTATTCTGATGTAGCAGCTGATCAGTCTGAAAGAAATGTCCCCGTTAATTCCTCCTGAGGCGCTTTGCCCCTCCTGGCGCTGCCCTccggccccacagacctgctgTCTCTCTCCAGGCACCCAAGGAGCAGTCTCTATCCCAGCAGTAAGGGCAGGGATGCTCGCTCTGTCCGGAGCAGCCTCCTGGGGGTAAGGCTGGAGCGGGGACAGCCCGCGGCCCCTCGCGAGCCCTGCAGCTTGGGAAGCTCTTATGGGCGCTGCATCCCTACACTCCTCTGGGTTAAACACTGCCCATCGCTTTCCAGCCAGGTGGGAATGGCTGTTGAAGGGACAAGGAGCCCCCGAGGAAATGGAGAGCAGATGGTAGGGGCACAAAAAAATAAGGCCTTCTGTCTTCTTGAAACAGAATCTGCCCCCTGCCCACGCATCCATTAACATTTTGTTCGGAGGGTCCGTATACATGATTTACTCCAACTTTTTCCCCTGTGAATTGGCAACAAACcccctttgttttttgtttcccgGAATTTTGAGCAGGTAACAGAATCCAGTGGGAGCGGGTCCTGCGAGAGCCCTGCTATTCACCTCTGTGGGACacatcccccttccccagcctgcgaCTCTGCTGTTTCTCACAAGATAAGATGTCGGTAGAACCGGGAGTTGCTGCTCTGAGCTCGTGCGCTGCAAGCCCGGGACTGCAAGACAGAGCTCTGCTCCCGCGTAAGACCccaacccagcccttccccaagAAAGCTCTCAGAGCCCCCCAAAATAGGGGGCTGCCACTGCTAccctgctgctgggagagccCAGCGTTCATTTAGACACACTTGGGATGCTGATGTGCAAGAGTCACCACCGTGAACACAAACCCATGCAGGACAGGGCCTTCAGCAAGCTGGGATTCTGCGCAAAGCCCAATTCACCACCCCCGTCAGCTCAGCCACCCCCGGGGAACAGTCCCAGCAGCTGCTCACTCTTTGCTCAGACGTGTTGAGAGATGTCTGCAGGGTCTGGTGGTCCCAGGCATCCATCCTCCTCAGGTAGCACGCGTGTTGCTCCACCGGCTTGTAGCACACGTAGCCCTGCAAGACAGATCATGCCCTGTTACAGCAGGCAGCGGCACGCACCGCAGCTGTCTTTAGAGCCAAAAAAACAGACATTCCTCCTTTTGCCCTGCGTTGTCTTTCCTAACTAAAGGTGCTGAGAAAGGCACCAAACAGTAGTAGCTGGTAGATGTTTTTCCTGGTCTAcacctcctgctcccaccccagcgGCTCTTCTCTCAGCAGCCTGGGCTCCTCCGCTCGCATCCCCGCTAACGAGGCAGGTAATTATCCCAACACACTTACGTTCCTGCTGTCATACAGCACCACGGCGGTGTGGTTACTCTGCGAGGTTATGTAGTAGGTGACAGTGCTCCTGGACTTGTCCACCAAGGCTGTCTGGTTCCTCAGCGGGTCTTGCTGGCCCTGGAGCGTTAGCCGGACGAGCTGCGAGCCATCCTGGGCACAAAGAGGGTGAGGGCAGCACCAACCATCAGCTGTTTAGCGCTCATGCACAGCATCTCCCTGCCAACATCCCCACCCGGACCCTTCGCTGGTCCTTGTTGCTTCTCTGAATTATTTAGCAGCAGAGAAAAGCGGGCCCTGACCCAAGGGAGGGGGGCAGATCTGGGAAGCAGACCGCTCTCCATCGCGCAGGGCTCGGGGAGAGGCACCGGTGCCCCTCGCGCCGAAGGCACCCaccctgcctgggtgctgctggaggatggggacagggcactCGCCAGCCTCTGCCGCCGCCACGCACGGCGGGAGGCTGGGATCTGCGTCCCCGCCAGCACGGCTCGCTGGCAGCAGACACAGCAGACACGCTCCCACTTCGTCTCGGAGGCCACAGCCACACGTTGGAACGTGCCTGCTTAGCAAAAATACCAGCTTGCGGCTATATTTACAAACGGTGCGCTGAAGTTCCTTTAATTGGAGCAACGGCTTCTGGCAGGTGCGTTGCAGGGGTGAGACAGACGCTGCTcggctccctgcctgcagcgCTGCCGCcttcctgccctcctgcctgcaggctgCCTGCCACGGGGGTAACCCGCCAAACCCAGCCTCGTCTCACCCCGTTCCTCCCTCCCGGCACAAATCACGGCTGTGGGCAGGAGTTTTCCTGCCTGGATCGGGATCCCTTACCTGGGCAGAGCCGGGGGAGAAGCTGAGAACCCCCACAACGCTGATGCCAACAACTGCAAAAAACAAGGCAACGGACAAGATGATCCAGAACGTCCTGGATGGAGCTGTGAAGTGTGCTGCCGCCCTCCTGTCCTGGGAGAAGCAAAGAGCTGGAGTTAAACTTAACCCTTCTGCTGGTTGTTCTTCACCATGAAACGCGCTTCCCGCTCACAACAAATCACTGTGCAAACCGCTGGGGTTTGAACGCAGAACTGCCAGAACATCGCAGCAGCCCCAAAATAATGCCGCTTTTATCCCAGAGCGATGGAGTTTCAGATCCGACATCCCAGTAACCAGCACCCCCACAGCCGAGCActttcctcctgctgccaggGGAGTGTGCAAACGCTGCCCGCCCGCCGAGgaagggctggagcaggaggctTTCCGCAAACAGGGgcggctgctgctgtgctttagcagcaaattaaattatttcgGTTTATGGAGGAAATCCCCAGGAGAACCATCAGCATTTGAAACAGGCCCCATGCACAGTGATCCTGCTTCCTTGCCCCTCCGTGTGTctggctgtattttatttttcttggtaagtTGTTCTTCACGCAAACCAAGCAAAAGAGCTTGGCATCATGCGGCAGTTCTAGTGGCTCGATTAAAATTCACTTTAATTCTTATATTGAAACAATTCAATTTAACCTAATGGcacatgaaaagcatttttacaaagcagaaagaatgTGCTTTCAATAAGAGAGTTTCGaccacactaaaaaaaataaaacctgtttttcaaTCTTCTAAAGCACATAGAGAAATTCAATAACTGCCCATGGTTAGATTTGCTACAGCTGCCCAAACTCTTCAAGCCTCTGGGTCAGTTACTGATCTTTTTCGGTGATACATAACTTCCGGATACATTCCACTGGAAAAACAGCGAGTGTTAACGAAGTTAAAACTGTGCTTAGCTGAAATCTTCTCAATTCCAACGCGACAGAGCCCAAGCCCTACAGTAACGGGCAGGGTTTCAATAGCTAACGAAATTCCCTCGGGTGGGAAAGGTGCAAATAATGAAATCCAGCGACTCCTGTCCCTCGTCAGGCTGCGGTTCACGTGTGCTCAGGCATCCCGAGCGGCTCTGCAGCCTGCGAGCCAGGGTTCTTTGGCATCTCTAACCTGACCGCGCTGCCCTGCCTTGTTACACAATCGGTTTATGCCGTGTAAGTCCGGGCACTTAAGAAAATCCAGCTGATGGAGTCAGCTGCCTTACAAGGAGCTGAACTGTGGGGTGCTGAGGTTGGGGATGAACAACACCTTACCAGGATCCACGGGAACGGCAGGAGCTCAGCCCCTtcaacagaggaatcaagcaagcACAGAGCGGGGGCTCTCTGTGTGACAGCTGGGGGACTGGGGATACTCACTGCAGGGACAGCATTGCCGGTGCCGTTCCTACCCTCCATCCTCCGCTTCAGATGAGGACCTCGCTCCTGCAGCTCTGCCGCCTGACGACGCACAGACTGTGCATGATCCCAGGCTCCAGGCACGCCTGGGAAACCTAAGCGTGCATCTGCCAAACGTAAATAGGTGTCCCTGGCAGCCAAAGGGCTGCCCAGCCAGGAGCTCCTCAACTCAGAGCTATGGGGAGGGTGAAACCCTAGAGCTGCCacctggggagaggagaagggaaagggggggCGGTAAAACCCAGGGCTGCGGAGCGATGCTGTCAGTGCATAAAACTGCTCTTCCTGCTCACCTTGCGAGGCGACTGGAGCCGGGCAGGTGGAGGACAATCGGGGGCTTTGTGTCAGCCCTCCCTGCTGGCAGGCCCTAACAGCGGGACCGGGTAAGTCTCATTAAGAGATACAATGAATAGAGAAAAGTGGCAGCCTGCCCTTGTCATCAGTTATTTCTACGTTTCAACATGAACTTTGTGCTGCCGGAGCTCCGTGGGCTGAAGCCAACTGTTtatcctgcaggctgctgccctgcAAGCCTCGGCTGCACAGACACGCTTGTGTTCCACCTACGGACCTCGCTCCGTCCAGACCCCAGGGAAAAGGATCTCCGCTACAAAGTCATCACCACAACCTGAGCTGCACTCGTGCTAACACCCGTGTCCCGTGATGAGAAACGCCCCGTGGGGAACAGAGATCCCAGCTCGCCAGACTGTGATTTTTCTGAGTGGTCCAGGAGCCCCCATGAGAGCTTTGCGATTTTGAGATCTGCCAGACAGACACAACCGACTGAATGAAGGCAAGGAAAAGCTCAACAGAATTCTTTCATGAGGAATCCATCAAGGGAAAATACGGCTTTTAGACATTTTCCTGTCAAACGTGGCCCAGGACTGCTCAAACTCAGCCAGAAGGCGGCTCATCTTGGGAGTTTCTCGTCATCAAAGcaccagcagctcctctccctgctcaccTTCTTTCCTTCTGTAAGTCAGAAATGAGCTATTTCAGTAGAAAATCACCATTTTGTTCTGGCACACTGCTTCTGTGGCCAGCGTGAGCCAACCAGCCATCACGGTCACTCCTCTAAAACAGCAAAACTGAGAGTGCAAGATTGCAGCGTCCCGTGCTGCAGCTCTGATGAGAAGGGGAACAGTGTTGGAACAGTCAAAACCCCAATTCTGCTTCTGCAAACCGAGGCGTTGGAGACCAGCCCGCTCACTGGCTTCTGCTGCAGCCGAGCTCAGcacaagaaatttgaaaaaatcGCTGCCACACGCAGACAGGGTGTTCTCCCCATTGAGATTTTAACAGCCACACAGCAGAcacttttctttaagaaatttaTGCCCTGCCAACGTAAGGCACAGGAACGAGGCAAAACCCTCTATAAAACATCATTTGTGAAAGAATTATTGTGAAGGGGAAAGCATTCTGCACTGTGCTCTGCTCTTACTCAAAGGAGCAAATCCCAGCCCATGCTAAGAGCCCCGCACAGCTCTGGGGGCTTGAACCAGATATATACTCCAGAGCTTGGATTTCTTTCCCCAATGCTGCACATGAGGAGTAAAGACGATGATACACACAAACTGCGCCCCTAACTCACAGGATTTCCACACAGCTGCACCAAAGCTCACAAAGAGACCGCAAAATAAGACACCACCAGGGGAAAGCAGGTTTCTAAGTTTAATACGGATTCAAGTAGAGGCTTAAAAACCGTTTGGAAGTTGATACAGAGTTTAGAAGCATGACCGACACCTTCAGCAGCACATTTCAGCATACACGAATTGAGGTAATGGTTCCCTTGTACAGTGCTCGGCAGGGACAGTGCGCTACTTGAGCAAGGCTGAACGCCTCTCTTGGCATTTACTACTTTATTTGACATATTCTGAAATTATAAGCACCAGATACAGGAACCGAATGAACGAACACACCATTTTCGGACCCTACCTGCAGTAAACCCATAATGTCCACTTCCATGTTACCCAGGTAAAGTGAAAAGTTCTACCTCTGAGTATTTCTCTGTGACTGCGTAAACCTTCTAGCTGGAgactggaagagggaagagatTACCCGGGCTTCCTTACACAACCCCCAGCTACAAAGGAACACCCTTTTACAAGACCAACTAATATTCTGGTAACACCGAAAGACAATATGAACTGCACGGTTATTGCTGTACAAACAAGGTGGCAAGTCTACTTGTGTCGAGCATCCGAGTGGAAGGAAATGGCACCGACACACTGCTAGAGCTGTTCAGCCGAACagtgggagaagaaggaaggcCGGTGTTTAAATTTATCTGCTGACAGTGGAATCTATGGAATAAAAGCATGTTATTTGCATATATAATTTTTCACTTAATTCTGTAATGCAAAAGCTTTCAACTGTGGCCTTCGATTCAGCCAGCATAAAAATCTACCCCGTAGTCTGAGCATCACCCAAACCCACCTAAAGATCAAAATGAAATTATCACCTGAGCAAGCAAGCACTCCTCTTCAGAGAAGCAACTGGTGCCAGGCCCCCACGCCAGACACACGTGGAAGATATTAACGTCAGGTATTTAAAGGAAGCACGTGCCATCGCCACACACAGCCAGTATGCTCTCAGGCTTATTTCGGTGGAAAGCTGTACTGTGCACTACATCCATCCCCCCTGGATCGAGTGTTAATTCTGATTCTGCAGCTAAAGCCAAGGCAAGCGGCTGTTTTGATGCTGAGGGAAGTACAAGGACTAACTCGGTACTAATCCAGTTATTTCTGGGAAGCAGCAGTAGTGAAGGACGTCCTATGTGGTtacagactttctgcatcaccaAATGCAAAAGCTGAGGAGAATTAAACCTACTCTGACCAGTACATTCCTCCTATCCTCCCTTCTGGGAAACAAGATATATTATCATATACTAtacttaaatttatattttaaatatattctgaTATATATTTAGGATCAGGGTAGTTCTTGTATGTACATGTACTTTACACATACATCCAACGCTTGGACAAATACACTATACAGAAGACACCGTTTGTGTTCTGCGAGTGGAATCATGCTAATCTGCATCACAAGTGCAATTTGCAACGGTCAAATAAAGGAGACAAGATTTCAGTTTCTGTGACCTGACGCAGTGGGCTGCACTGCTTAACAGGAccccatctggaaaaaaaaaaaatatatttttttaaaaatcaacctaAGGCTAAGCGCTAATTCCGCTAGCCACCACAAGCTTTTCCAAACACAGCTGCTAAGTTACTTCACACTCCAAGAGTCTTTTCCCTGAATAAACCAGACAGAGCCACAGCTCGTCCAGGCGAGGACACACCACAAGATGTGGGGTTCTTTTCCTCAGATCAACCAGCTCTACTTTCAACTCAGTCTAGAGGACAACGTGACATCATATATCACAAACATTTGGATAGATGTGTtgcttataatttaaaaaaaagccccaagcccACAAGACGTGGGTGACACCATAATGCCCTCTTTGTTTCAAAGTGCATTTAAAGACTGAGATGTAAACAAAATCATATTGAGAGGACAGAAAGGTTAAAAAGCTAAGGGTTGCTAATTCCAGGTGGTATCCTAGTGAGTACATTACTGTCACAAGGTGATTAACAGGGGCCCTCCTTGGGGTACCGCTGCAGAGGCTGCAAGCACTTCGCTATACTAATCCCCCAGTGCAGGGAGAAGGTCGGCTATGCTATCGACATAGTAATCAGGAACCAGGCTCTGCCTGGCAGGACAGTCGCTCTCCTGGTGGCCCTTCACTTCGTCCAGTGTGGTGACCCCGGTAAGCGTCAGCAGGGTGGTGAGGCCGCAGCTATTGCCCATGAGGATGTCTGTGTCCAGCCGATCTCCCACCATGATGGTACGAGCAGGATCAATGTTGAACTCGCTCACCACACAATCAAACATGTACCGGTTGGGCTTTCCTATGATGAACGCCTCGCGTTGGGCTGCTGTCTCCACTGCTTTTACCAGGCAGCCAGTCCctagggagagaagagaaaacattGATTAGAGGCTGCAGGAGATTCTTGGTATCCACACGAGCTGATACAGAACCACAGAGTGTTACAGACAGGACAGGCAGAGTCCCAAGAGAGGCGGTGCACAAAACCTGCCAGGAGGCTGGAATACCATCCCACATAGAGACCAAAAAGGAACCGCTATTCCCCGAGTAAAGGATCAACAAGGATTCCTCCCCTTTGGAGAGCGCAGTAAGGAGCAGGGGAAGCCCAGGCTCCTGGATAATGCTACACTGAGGTGCAATGAGATGCAGGGCTGGGCCCGGGGGACCCTCAGAGACCAGGGATTTGCCACGGGTGGCTCTGAATGGGCAGGGGCCACCACCCCGCACCCGCCGGGCAGTAGACAAGGCGCCCGCACGCCCCCCCGGccctgcatccccccgccccgcgcaccgGGGATGGCGGTGCCGCCCTCGAGCGGGAGCCGGTGGTCGCGGTTGGTGCCGACAAGGAGGCAGTCGGGGCCGCCGCGCAGGAGGTAGCGCAGGGCCTGGCACAGCTTGGCGTAGCTGAAGTGCTCATCGAAACCGACCAGGACGGCGCGCACGGCGGGGTCGAGCGGTGCCTGGGCCCAGTCGGCGGGCGaggggccgggcagggcggcggggccgggccccagGTGCGGGATGCCGACGGCCTCCAGCTCGGCGGCGAGCGCGGGACTGCCCAGCACGtaggcggcggcgccgggcggcaGGGCTTGGCGGAGGTAGCGGGCGGCACAGTAGGCCGAGCCGAAGACGTggcggggctcggcgggcggGAAGCCCAGCTTCCGCAGCTTCTCAGTGTAGGCCGCGCGCGTCCGGCTACTGTTGTTGGTCACGTAGCAGAGGCGCTTGCCCGCCGCCGCCAACCggctcagcgccgccgccgcgccgctcacCGCCGCCTCGCCCCGCCACAGGACGCCGTCACAGTCGAAGAGCAGCGTGTCGGCGGCGCTGAGCACGGCGCGGGCCGCCTCGGCCTCCAGCCGCCGGCACTGCCGCGGCCCGCCGCCTGCCATGGCCGCCATCTCCGCCGCGCCTCAGCCGCGCGAcctccccccgcccacccccattggccgcgccgcgccggccccgcgTCCCCATTgggcggtggcagcggcggcCCCGCCCACCCCACCGGGAGCCGCACTCGGTGCCCTCTCCCGCCCTTCCGCCCGGCGCCACGGGCTCGCTCCGCTCATTGGTCGCCCGCCTCATCGGCCCACCCCCTGCGCGCTGCTATTGGCCAGAAGCGCGCGGTCACCCGAGGCGTTCCGCGAGCCATTGGGCTGTCCAGCCGCCCCGGGGGCTCGTTAGGTAACTCGTTAGGCAACTCGTTAGGCAACTCGTTAGGCCCCGGTCCGTCCGGGCACGGAGGTCGGAGGTCACCGGGGCCTGCGGAAGTCGGGCACTTAGCGCCGTCCAACGGCACCCGGGCCGCGGTTGGCCCCGGAACCCCCGCGTGGGGCCGCGTTCCCCGCCGAGCCCCCGTGGCGGCCCGTCCCGCGGCACGCGGCCCGTTGTTATGACGACACGGCCGTAAAGCCGCCATCTTGGCGGTGCGGCTCGTTGCGACATGGAGGCCGCGATGGCAAcgagcgcggggccggcggggcttACGG is a genomic window of Rissa tridactyla isolate bRisTri1 chromosome 8, bRisTri1.patW.cur.20221130, whole genome shotgun sequence containing:
- the BRICD5 gene encoding BRICHOS domain-containing protein 5 — protein: MEGRNGTGNAVPADRRAAAHFTAPSRTFWIILSVALFFAVVGISVVGVLSFSPGSAQDGSQLVRLTLQGQQDPLRNQTALVDKSRSTVTYYITSQSNHTAVVLYDSRNGYVCYKPVEQHACYLRRMDAWDHQTLQTSLNTSEQRTDQLLHQNNQTKYYREFLGILAGEQVDPKSLGEAVQALCEQTSIFWVRRGQGPGKQRLIYLCIDICFPSNICVSICFYYLPE
- the PGP gene encoding glycerol-3-phosphate phosphatase: MAAMAGGGPRQCRRLEAEAARAVLSAADTLLFDCDGVLWRGEAAVSGAAAALSRLAAAGKRLCYVTNNSSRTRAAYTEKLRKLGFPPAEPRHVFGSAYCAARYLRQALPPGAAAYVLGSPALAAELEAVGIPHLGPGPAALPGPSPADWAQAPLDPAVRAVLVGFDEHFSYAKLCQALRYLLRGGPDCLLVGTNRDHRLPLEGGTAIPGTGCLVKAVETAAQREAFIIGKPNRYMFDCVVSEFNIDPARTIMVGDRLDTDILMGNSCGLTTLLTLTGVTTLDEVKGHQESDCPARQSLVPDYYVDSIADLLPALGD